A stretch of Lactuca sativa cultivar Salinas chromosome 6, Lsat_Salinas_v11, whole genome shotgun sequence DNA encodes these proteins:
- the LOC111879617 gene encoding protein kinase STUNTED isoform X1: MFAATFSSKSLVNNSELLPKMSQTELAGEYRDRSVAGGRTVVVGVKLDSQSRELLTWALVKQAQPGDRVVALHVLTNNEILDREGKSSLLSLVNSFDSILAVYEGFCNLKQVDLKLKICRGTSIRKILVREAKSYNANEIIVGTARAHHTIRSSSSVAKYCAKKLPKNCSIIAVNSGKIVFHRQSPSSTSCAKGSSDHHKNQILSLIQRSLSLNPTLLNNGDEVKCNQSDCKKLDLAVVKSESECTPIAFKDNCPICSVASILPVHEVTCGNGDDDEEDNSMALVPVQKLEASSSSTSLLLRELPELQPGWPLLQRAISSDKSRVHQISVVQWAMRLPTRHCFQITNSDSQNDDQKDRSLDIIPENGAIVCVGGDEFQSDLSSSPDHDSIRLPKELEGLHEKYSATCRLFQYRELLSATSNFKPENMIGKGGNSKVYKGCLPDGKEIAVKILKSSEDVLKEFVLEIEIITALHHQNIISLFGFCFEDNNLLLVYDFLSRGSLEDNLHSNKKDPAFGWSERYKVALGVAEALVYLHSNCDQTVIHRDVKSSNILLSDDFEPQLSDFGLAKWGSTTSSHITCTDVAGTFGYLAPEYFMYGKVTDKIDVYAFGVVLLELLSGRKPINSGYPKGQESLVMWAKPILSSGKFLQLLDQSLGNKYDADEMERMALASTLCIRRAPRARPHMTTVVKLLGGDIEVMAWARLEVDSTGGSDARLQVLEEEGFSQSNLRSHLNLALLDVEDSSLSMSSVEESVSLEDYLRGRWSRSSSFD, encoded by the exons ATGTTTGCTGCTACATTTTCCTCCAAATCTCTAGTCAACAACAGTGAACTTCTTCCTAAGATGAGTCAAACGGAGCTTGCCGGAGAGTACCGGGACCGGAGTGTGGCCGGAGGTCGGACAGTTGTGGTTGGAGTTAAGCTAGACTCACAGAGTAGAGAGTTGCTCACTTGGGCTTTAGTCAAACAAGCTCAACCTGGTGACCGTGTTGTCGCTCTTCATGTTCTCACCAACAATG AAATTCTGGATCGTGAAGGAAAATCGTCGTTGCTATCTCTTGTAAACTCGTTTGACTCCATTCTCGCTGTATACGAAGGATTTTGTAACCTCAAACAG GTGGATCTTAAGTTAAAGATCTGCAGAGGTACTTCAATTCGAAAAATTCTCGTTCGAGAAGCTAAATCATATAATGCGAATGAGATTATCGTTGGAACAGCTCGAGCTCATCATACAATTAGATCATCATCCTCCGTAGCAAAATACTGTGCTAAAAAACTACCAAAAAACTGTTCTATAATTGCCGTCAATAGCGGAAAAATCGTGTTCCATAGGCAATCCCCATCATCGACATCTTGTGCGAAAG GGAGTTCAGATCACCATAAGAATCAAATACTCAGTTTGATTCAGAGATCGTTGAGCTTGAATCCAACATTACTAAACAATGGAGATGAAGTAAAATGCAATCAAAGTGATTGCAAGAAACTGGATCTGGCTGTAGTAAAATCTGAATCTGAGTGCACGCCAATTGcattcaaagataattgtccGATTTGTTCAGTGGCTTCGATTCTTCCTGTTCATGAGGTTACCTGTGgtaatggtgatgatgatgaagaagataaCTCCATGGCTCTAGTACCTGTACAGAAGCTAGAAGCTTCATCAAGTTCAACTTCTTTGTTACTAAGAGAGTTGCCTGAACTCCAACCTGGTTGGCCACTCCTTCAAAGAGCCATTTCATCTGATAAATCACGTGTCCACCAGATCTCTGTGGTTCAGTGGGCTATGAGGCTTCCCACTAGACATTGCTTTCAAATCACAAACTCAGATTCCCAAAATGATGATCAAAAAGACAGATCCTTAGACATAATTCCAGAAAATGGAGCAATTGTTTGTGTGGGTGGTGATGAATTTCAATCTGATTTATCTTCTTCCCCAGATCATGATTCAATTCGTTTACCAAAAGAATTAGAGGGTCTCCATGAAAAATACTCAGCCACTTGTAGATTGTTTCAGTATCGAGAGCTTCTATCAGCAACATCAAACTTCAAACCCG AGAACATGATAGGAAAAGGAGGGAATAGTAAGGTTTACAAAGGATGTCTTCCAGATGGAAAGGAAATAGCTGTTAAAATCTTGAAATCATCTGAAGATGTCTTGAAAGAATTTGTGTTAGAGATTGAGATTATTACTGCTCTACATCATCAAAATATCATTTCCCTTTTTGGGTTTTGCTTTGAAGACAACAATCTCCTCTTAGTTTATGATTTTCTCTCAAGAGGAAGTCTtgaagacaatttacaca GCAACAAGAAAGATCCGGCATTTGGATGGTCTGAAAGGTATAAAGTGGCTCTAGGTGTAGCTGAGGCACTTGTTTATCTACACAGCAACTGTGATCAAACTGTAATCCATAGGGATGTTAAATCATCAAACATTTTACTCTCTGATGATTTTGAACCACAG CTCTCCGATTTTGGGCTTGCAAAGTGGGGTTCAACCACCTCATCTCATATAACTTGCACAGATGTCGCAGGAACTTTCGG TTATTTAGCTCCGGAATATTTCATGTATGGAAAAGTAACCGACAAAATTGATGTGTATGCATTTGGAGTTGTTCTTCTTGAGCTTCTTTCCGGAAGAAAACCAATAAACAGTGGATACCCAAAAGGCCAAGAGAGCTTGGTTATGTGG GCGAAGCCAATTTTGAGTAGTGGGAAATTTCTTCAGTTATTAGACCAAAGCTTAGGAAATAAATATGATGCTGATGAAATGGAGAGGATGGCTCTAGCATCAACTTTGTGCATCAGGCGTGCACCACGGGCTCGACCCCATATGACCACG gTGGTGAAACTACTTGGTGGGGACATTGAGGTGATGGCGTGGGCCCGGTTGGAGGTGGATTCGACAGGTGGGTCGGATGCGAGATTACAAGTAttggaagaggaaggattttctCAATCGAATTTGAGGTCACATCTTAACCTTGCATTGCTTGATGTAGAGGATTCCTCTCTTTCAATGAGTAGTGTCGAGGAAAGTGTGTCTTTAGAGGATTATCTACGTGGCAGGTGGAGTAGGTCATCCAGTTTTGACTGA
- the LOC111879619 gene encoding histone-lysine N-methyltransferase ASHH2 — protein MHESSMANQDSEILPNQDCDILPEDAEDTPCDFNELVSTMQPDCLTDTLSVYLESCEPLSVTDNDPDPSHNVDEPNTDSLVDPFNSIVLTESSEVRDNHVQNIKCSSTRRSTRKVASNQKTDTKLAARKSRRASGKKPMLDLLSADVGRRRRSNLILRARPSAWGVGGKIDEIFKKNVNVNANANANEDVEESIKGRTGHKGGKRNTKKGLLLKFKVGTKAIQNCQFNTIPSIDHDLESYTEVKIETSTLQSDIKENYEKEVPSASNENLDKRSDDLGVGESVENGCSDPGTSPDSEVINVIPETQTAEGLHSHQSSDCGVGSAIPSPEIVNVNDVLSCDKFDHGEKQVEGSGSPRSAWVCCDDCHKWRRISAILADSIESTECRWICKDNMDKTFGDCSIPQEKSNADINEELELSEASGEEDASNTQLNSSQSGQKQQIDPPQLSWKLIKTNMFLHRNRKNQTIDEIMVCHCKPSLDGRMGCRDECLNRMLNIECVKGTCPCGDLCSNQQFQKRKYSKLKCFPCGKKGFGLQLQEDIPKGRFLIEYVGEVLDMPAYEARQKEYARKGHKHFYFMTLNGSEVIDACAKGNLGRFINHSCQPNCRTEKWMVNGEVCIGLFAIRDIQKGEELTFDYNYVRVFGAAAKKCVCGSSRCRGVIGGDPLSSETVVSGDSDDEFPEPVTFYENHNNNKLDNLLITETQSASKNNSPVTDKFSMTPGHSEDVENENDSLLAIDDDKNTVVPIGSTTEREVSFERSSSESKIDVSFNKVTDVKHSESKKKPKANKNGNKCVILKPQSRPKQPSSLVKRGKSKNHKPPEIIDTKPLPLPPHKPKRIGEATLTGRFEAVQEALNTLLNADGGISKRRDAWKGYLKLLCLTAHSGNGEGIQSNRDLSMILDALLKTKSRTVLFDIINKNGLQMLHNLIKHYKKEFIKIPILRKLLKVLEFLAEGKILTLENILKPSPNGAISFKESILSLTEHTDKQVHQIARNFRDKWIPWYARKVVRADRDRERMEPHSQPTSNFKTFQGQNSHSTDRRLPEVSDNSIKPPLTVHTPPVEASAASCVSSCTDGTRIRTRKRKSRWDQPGDITTLIPDIALVTNESQQHGQTKNDDMDEDAPPGFSSPVVNRQLLFASTSGDPVKGHLQDRYNSWLPTAFGLPSSVLRQIGIPPEGAATAESWVVAPAMTFHPFPPLPMYPRHVNEEQSWRGCTDNDPPGFQRFRNPNTLGRRYYKQHKWNNSRSGLPWGPNKYGPGPGPNYVGPNQGYGGNEGYNNNNNNNGVGSFYGGGGETHTQR, from the exons ATGCACGAATCTTCGATGGCAAATCAAGATTCTGAGATATTGCCAAATCAAGATTGTGATATATTGCCAGAAGATGCAGAAGACACCCCATGCGACTTCAATGAACTTGTGTCTACTATGCAGCCGGATTGTTTAACTGATACATTATCAGTTTACTTAGAATCATGTGAGCCCTTATCAGTTACTGACAATGACCCTGACCCTTCTCACAATGTAGATGAACCAAATACTGATTCCCTTGTTGACCCTTTTAACTCTATTGTCTTAACTGAATCCTCTGAGGTGAGAGATAACCATGTGCAAAATATCAAATGTTCATCAACTCGGAGAAGTACCCGAAAGGTTGCATCGAATCAGAAAACTGATACCAAATTGGCTGCAAGAAAAAGCAGAAGAGCTTCTGGAAAGAAGCCAATGTTAGATTTATTATCTGCTGatgttggaagaagaagaagaagtaattTGATCCTCCGGGCCCGCCCTTCAGCTTGGGGAGTGGGAGGAAAAATAGATGAAATATTTAAAAAGAATGTCAATGTCAATGCAAATGCAAATGCAAATGAAGATGTAGAAGAGTCAATAAAGGGAAGGACAGGACATAAAGGAGGAAAGAGGAATACAAAAAAGGGTCTTCTTTTGAAGTTCAAAGTTGGGACAAAAGCTATTCAAAATTGCCAATTTAATACGATACCTAGCATAGATCATGATCTTGAAAGTTACACTGAGGTCAAAATAGAAACTTCCACCCTTCAAAGTGATATAAAGGAGAATTATGAAAAGGAGGTGCCTAGTGCTTCGAATGAGAATCTTGATAAAAGAAGTGATGATTTGGGAGTAGGAGAATCAGTTGAAAACGGTTGCTCAGATCCTGGAACTTCACCTGATTCTGAAGTTATTAATGTTATTCCAGAGACTCAAACTGCAGAAGGACTACATTCCCATCAATcaagtgattgtggtgttggaagTGCAATTCCTAGTCCAGAAATAGTCAATGTCAATGATGTTTTATCATGTGACAAGTTTGACCATGGTGAGAAACAAGTTGAAGGGTCTGGATCTCCACGAAGTGCTTGGGTGTGTTGTGATGATTGTCATAAATGGAGACGTATATCAGCTATACTTGCAGATTCTATTGAATCCACTGAATGCAGATG GATTTGTAAGGACAACATGGATAAAACCTTTGGGGATTGTTCAATTCCACAAGAAAAGTCGAATGCTGATATCAACGAGGAGTTGGAGTTATCTGAAGCATCTGGTGAGGAAGATGCTTCTAATACACAGTTGAATTCCAGTCAATCGGGACAAAAGCAGCAAATAG ATCCTCCACAACTCTCTTGGAAGCTTATAAAGACAAACATGTTTCTGCATCGCAATCGTAAAAATCAGACTATTGACGAg ATCATGGTTTGCCACTGTAAACCTTCATTAGATGGGCGCATGGGATGTCGGGATGAATGTCTTAATAGGATGCTGAATATAGAATGTGTAAAGGGAACATGCCCCTGTGGAGATTTGTGTTCAAATCAACAG TTTCAAAAACGCAAGTATTCCAAACTGAAATGTTTTCCATGTGGAAAGAAGGGGTTTGGGCTTCAGTTgcaagaggatattcccaaaggAAGGTTCCTAATTGAATATGTGGGAGAG GTGCTTGATATGCCTGCTTATGAGGCTCGACAAAAAGAATATGCTCGAAAGGGTCATAAGCATTTCTATTTCATGACATTGAATGGCAGTGAG GTTATAGATGCTTGTGCTAAAGGAAACTTGGGCCGTTTTATAAATCACAGCTGTCAACCAAATTGTCGCACTGAAAAG TGGATGGTTAATGGGGAAGTCTGCATTGGACTCTTTGCAATAAGAGATATTCAGAAG GGGGAAGAGCTGACATTTGATTACAACTATGTAAGGGTGTTTGGGGCTGCAGCCAAAAAATGTGTGTGTGGGTCGTCCAGGTGTCGAGGCGTGATTGGTGGGGATCCACTAAGTTCTGAAACAGTGGTTTCGGGTGATTCTGATGATGAGTTTCCTGAACCTGTTACATTTTATGAAAACCATAACAATAATAAGTTGGATAATTTATTAATAACCGAGACACAAAGTGCTTCTAAAAATAATAGTCCTGTAACAGACAAGTTTTCTATGACTCCTGGACACTCAGAGGATGTGGAGAATGAGAACGATTCTTTATTAGCCATTGATGATGATAAAAATACCGTTGTTCCTATCGGGTCAACAACAGAAAGAGAAGTTTCCTTTGAAAGATCATCATCAGAAAGTAAAATAGATGTTTCCTTTAATAAAGTGACTGATGTGAAGCACAGTGAATCAAAGAAGAAACCAAAAGCTAATAAAAATGGAAACAAGTGTGTCATTTTAAAGCCACAATCACGCCCAAAGCAACCATCATCACTGGTGAAGAGAGGGAAATCTAAAAACCATAAACCACCAGAGATCATAGATACCAAACCCCTGCCACTGCCACCTCACAAACCTAAAAGAATAGGTGAAGCCACCTTAACTGGTCGATTTGAAGCAG TTCAAGAAGCACTTAATACTCTGCTAAATGCTGATGGAGGGATAAGCAAACGAAGA GATGCTTGGAAGGGCTATTTGAAGCTTTTATGTCTAACTGCTCATAGTGGCAATGGTGAAGGAATTCAAAG TAATCGAGACCTTTCTATGATCTTGGATGCACTTCTGAAAACAAAATCTCGAACGGTTTTGTTTGACATAATCAACAAGAATG GTTTACAGATGTTACACAACTTAATTAAACATTATAAAAAAGAGTTCATTAAGATTCCAATATTGCGAAAGCTTCTGAAG GTCTTGGAGTTTCTAGCTGAAGGAAAGATTCTTACACTAGAAAATATCTTAAAACCTTCTCCTAATGGAGCCATAAG CTTCAAGGAATCAATTTTGTCATTGACAGAGCATACAGACAAACAG GTCCATCAAATTGCCCGAAATTTCCGTGACAAGTGGATTCCATGGTATGCCCGAAAAGTCGTCCGGGCAGATAGGGACAGGGAAAGAATGGAACCTCACTCTCAACCGacctcaaatttcaaaacttttcaagggCAAAACAGTCATTCCACCGACAGAAGGCTTCCGGAAGTTTCCGACAACTCCATCAAGCCGCCACTGACTGTCCATACACCACCAGTAGAAGCTTCTGCCGCCTCATGTGTCAGCAGTTGCACGGACGGGACCCGCATCCGGACCCGGAAACGTAAAAGCAGGTGGGACCAGCCGGGTGACATAACAACATTAATACCAGATATAGCATTAGTAACCAATGAAAGTCAACAACACGGTCAAACCAAAAATGACGATATGGACGAAGACGCCCCTCCGGGATTTTCATCTCCGGTGGTCAACCGCCAGTTGTTGTTTGCATCAACTTCCGGCGATCCGGTGAAGGGCCACCTCCAAGACCGATACAATTCCTGGTTACCCACCGCCTTCGGTCTACCATCTTCTGTCCTCCGACAGATCGGGATACCACCGGAGGGTGCCGCCACCGCCGAGAGCTGGGTGGTTGCTCCGGCGATGACTTTCCACCCTTTTCCGCCTCTACCCATGTATCCCCGCCATGTAAATGAAGAACAATCATGGCGGGGGTGTACAGATAACGACCCCCCTGGTTTTCAAAGATTTAGGAATCCGAATACATTGGGTCGGAGATACTACAAGCAACATAAATGGAATAACTCAAGATCCGGGCTTCCGTGGGGCCCCAACAAGTATGGCCCAGGCCCTGGCCCAAATTATGTTGGGCCAAACCAGGGGTATGGTGGGAATGAAGGATAtaataacaacaataataataatgggGTTGGAAGCTTTTATGGGGGAGGaggagagacacacacacagaggtGA
- the LOC111879617 gene encoding protein kinase STUNTED isoform X2 yields MFAATFSSKSLVNNSELLPKMSQTELAGEYRDRSVAGGRTVVVGVKLDSQSRELLTWALVKQAQPGDRVVALHVLTNNEILDREGKSSLLSLVNSFDSILAVYEGFCNLKQVDLKLKICRGTSIRKILVREAKSYNANEIIVGTARAHHTIRSSSSVAKYCAKKLPKNCSIIAVNSGKIVFHRQSPSSTSCAKDHHKNQILSLIQRSLSLNPTLLNNGDEVKCNQSDCKKLDLAVVKSESECTPIAFKDNCPICSVASILPVHEVTCGNGDDDEEDNSMALVPVQKLEASSSSTSLLLRELPELQPGWPLLQRAISSDKSRVHQISVVQWAMRLPTRHCFQITNSDSQNDDQKDRSLDIIPENGAIVCVGGDEFQSDLSSSPDHDSIRLPKELEGLHEKYSATCRLFQYRELLSATSNFKPENMIGKGGNSKVYKGCLPDGKEIAVKILKSSEDVLKEFVLEIEIITALHHQNIISLFGFCFEDNNLLLVYDFLSRGSLEDNLHSNKKDPAFGWSERYKVALGVAEALVYLHSNCDQTVIHRDVKSSNILLSDDFEPQLSDFGLAKWGSTTSSHITCTDVAGTFGYLAPEYFMYGKVTDKIDVYAFGVVLLELLSGRKPINSGYPKGQESLVMWAKPILSSGKFLQLLDQSLGNKYDADEMERMALASTLCIRRAPRARPHMTTVVKLLGGDIEVMAWARLEVDSTGGSDARLQVLEEEGFSQSNLRSHLNLALLDVEDSSLSMSSVEESVSLEDYLRGRWSRSSSFD; encoded by the exons ATGTTTGCTGCTACATTTTCCTCCAAATCTCTAGTCAACAACAGTGAACTTCTTCCTAAGATGAGTCAAACGGAGCTTGCCGGAGAGTACCGGGACCGGAGTGTGGCCGGAGGTCGGACAGTTGTGGTTGGAGTTAAGCTAGACTCACAGAGTAGAGAGTTGCTCACTTGGGCTTTAGTCAAACAAGCTCAACCTGGTGACCGTGTTGTCGCTCTTCATGTTCTCACCAACAATG AAATTCTGGATCGTGAAGGAAAATCGTCGTTGCTATCTCTTGTAAACTCGTTTGACTCCATTCTCGCTGTATACGAAGGATTTTGTAACCTCAAACAG GTGGATCTTAAGTTAAAGATCTGCAGAGGTACTTCAATTCGAAAAATTCTCGTTCGAGAAGCTAAATCATATAATGCGAATGAGATTATCGTTGGAACAGCTCGAGCTCATCATACAATTAGATCATCATCCTCCGTAGCAAAATACTGTGCTAAAAAACTACCAAAAAACTGTTCTATAATTGCCGTCAATAGCGGAAAAATCGTGTTCCATAGGCAATCCCCATCATCGACATCTTGTGCGAAAG ATCACCATAAGAATCAAATACTCAGTTTGATTCAGAGATCGTTGAGCTTGAATCCAACATTACTAAACAATGGAGATGAAGTAAAATGCAATCAAAGTGATTGCAAGAAACTGGATCTGGCTGTAGTAAAATCTGAATCTGAGTGCACGCCAATTGcattcaaagataattgtccGATTTGTTCAGTGGCTTCGATTCTTCCTGTTCATGAGGTTACCTGTGgtaatggtgatgatgatgaagaagataaCTCCATGGCTCTAGTACCTGTACAGAAGCTAGAAGCTTCATCAAGTTCAACTTCTTTGTTACTAAGAGAGTTGCCTGAACTCCAACCTGGTTGGCCACTCCTTCAAAGAGCCATTTCATCTGATAAATCACGTGTCCACCAGATCTCTGTGGTTCAGTGGGCTATGAGGCTTCCCACTAGACATTGCTTTCAAATCACAAACTCAGATTCCCAAAATGATGATCAAAAAGACAGATCCTTAGACATAATTCCAGAAAATGGAGCAATTGTTTGTGTGGGTGGTGATGAATTTCAATCTGATTTATCTTCTTCCCCAGATCATGATTCAATTCGTTTACCAAAAGAATTAGAGGGTCTCCATGAAAAATACTCAGCCACTTGTAGATTGTTTCAGTATCGAGAGCTTCTATCAGCAACATCAAACTTCAAACCCG AGAACATGATAGGAAAAGGAGGGAATAGTAAGGTTTACAAAGGATGTCTTCCAGATGGAAAGGAAATAGCTGTTAAAATCTTGAAATCATCTGAAGATGTCTTGAAAGAATTTGTGTTAGAGATTGAGATTATTACTGCTCTACATCATCAAAATATCATTTCCCTTTTTGGGTTTTGCTTTGAAGACAACAATCTCCTCTTAGTTTATGATTTTCTCTCAAGAGGAAGTCTtgaagacaatttacaca GCAACAAGAAAGATCCGGCATTTGGATGGTCTGAAAGGTATAAAGTGGCTCTAGGTGTAGCTGAGGCACTTGTTTATCTACACAGCAACTGTGATCAAACTGTAATCCATAGGGATGTTAAATCATCAAACATTTTACTCTCTGATGATTTTGAACCACAG CTCTCCGATTTTGGGCTTGCAAAGTGGGGTTCAACCACCTCATCTCATATAACTTGCACAGATGTCGCAGGAACTTTCGG TTATTTAGCTCCGGAATATTTCATGTATGGAAAAGTAACCGACAAAATTGATGTGTATGCATTTGGAGTTGTTCTTCTTGAGCTTCTTTCCGGAAGAAAACCAATAAACAGTGGATACCCAAAAGGCCAAGAGAGCTTGGTTATGTGG GCGAAGCCAATTTTGAGTAGTGGGAAATTTCTTCAGTTATTAGACCAAAGCTTAGGAAATAAATATGATGCTGATGAAATGGAGAGGATGGCTCTAGCATCAACTTTGTGCATCAGGCGTGCACCACGGGCTCGACCCCATATGACCACG gTGGTGAAACTACTTGGTGGGGACATTGAGGTGATGGCGTGGGCCCGGTTGGAGGTGGATTCGACAGGTGGGTCGGATGCGAGATTACAAGTAttggaagaggaaggattttctCAATCGAATTTGAGGTCACATCTTAACCTTGCATTGCTTGATGTAGAGGATTCCTCTCTTTCAATGAGTAGTGTCGAGGAAAGTGTGTCTTTAGAGGATTATCTACGTGGCAGGTGGAGTAGGTCATCCAGTTTTGACTGA